The Dehalobacter sp. DCM sequence CTGGGAATCCGACAGAATCGCTCCCAGTACATGCTGATTAATTGTCTCATAGTCGGTGACGGTAGAAGCATAGATGATAAAAGCCCGGGTCGGAGAATCTGTGCCGATCAGAAATTCGTGAAACTGGATATCTGCGCACCGAATAAAAGCCTGCCGCAGAACGCGCAGATTGTCATCATAGTTTTTTGATACCGGTTGTTTTTTTGCAGGCTGGGCAGCACCGGTATTTTCATGCTGATTTCCATTTCCACTTCTATTTTCATTTGTCTTTTTGGCTTTGTCTTTAAGTTTCTTAAATAATATTTTTTTTAACATATTCCTCTGCCTCTTTTGGTCCCGTTTATTAATATTTTCCAAATCGGATGTGTATTATGAATTTTATTTTTCTGTATTTCGTTTTTTCTTACCCCGGATTGACAAATCACGAAACTGATCATATAATTTCTAAGACTACCTAACGTTAGGTAGGCATTAGTATCCTGAATAAGGAGGTTTCGATGGAAACTAAAAAGAAATTGATGCATTCCGCATTTCGTTTATTTGCAGATAAGGGCACCGAATTTTCTTTGACGGAGGTTGCCTGTGAAGTGGGGATCCAAAAAGCCTCGATCTATGCACATTTTGCCAGTAAAGAAGAGTTGCTGTATGCGGTGATCAACCAGGAAATCAATCAGTACTTTCTCGAGATTAATGCGCAATGCCGTGATTTAGAGAGTATGTATCATATGATTTTGAATTATTACGAACAATCACAGACGAAACTCTATTTCTGGAAGAGGCTTTTATTATTTCCGCCTAAAGTATTTGAAGAAACATTAGTAACGAAAATTCAGGTGTTATCGGATGAACGTTTTGAGCTTGTCAAAGATATTCTCCGCACCAATATGGAACAGGGGATTATTGGTGTTCAGGATCCTGAAACAATAGCCATTTCCTTTATGGCAATGGTTCATGGCATCCTTTCCAGTATGATCATCTATCGGCCGGAAAATGTGACGATTCATTTAGAAACCATTTGGGAGATTTTCTGGAAAGGCATTAGCGAGCCTGACCATGCTTAATTGAACCTCTAAAGTTGTTAGTACAACGTATTAGAAATAACGACTCAAAAGAATA is a genomic window containing:
- a CDS encoding TetR/AcrR family transcriptional regulator, whose product is METKKKLMHSAFRLFADKGTEFSLTEVACEVGIQKASIYAHFASKEELLYAVINQEINQYFLEINAQCRDLESMYHMILNYYEQSQTKLYFWKRLLLFPPKVFEETLVTKIQVLSDERFELVKDILRTNMEQGIIGVQDPETIAISFMAMVHGILSSMIIYRPENVTIHLETIWEIFWKGISEPDHA